AGCTCTCTCATATCAATTGCCTCTCTTTGGCTTTAATTATTTCATGTTTGAGCTCACTTAAAATGTTTAAAGCCTGGATAGGAGTTATATTTAAAATATCAAGTTTCTCAATTTTGTCTATTATCTCTTCTTTTTTATAGGAAAAAAAATCTATCTGCTCAGTAAACTCCTTTTTGATTTCTCTTCTGAGTTTTCTGATATTTTTCCTATTTATATCAGCTTCTTCAAGCTGTTTTAGAATTTCCTCAGCCCTTTTTAATACCTCTTCTGGAATTCCAGCAAGCCGTGCAACATGAATCCCATAACTTGAGTCACATCCACCTCTAACAATTTTCCTTAAAAATATAATGTTTTTGCCCTCCTCCTTGACATCAACCCTATAGTTTTTTACACCTGGAATCCTCTCTTCAAGCTCTGTTAACTCATGGTAATGAGTTGCAAAAAGGGTTTTTGCACCAATTTTAGATTTATCAGCAACATACTCTAAAACTGCCCATGCTATGGAAAGTCCATCATATGTGCTTGTTCCTCTTCCAACCTCGTCAAAAATTATAAGGCTTTTTGGCGTTGCATTTTTCAATATGTTCGCAACTTCTGACATCTCCACCATGAAGGTACTCTGCCCAGATGAAATATCATCAGATGCCCCTATCCGTGAAAAGATTTTATCAACTACACCAATGTGTGCCTCATCAGCAGGTACAAAACATCCCATCTGTGCCATTATGACAATTAAGGCTACCTGTCTCATGTATGTAGACTTACCAGCCATATTTGGACCAGTTATAATCAAAACTCTGTTTTCTGCCTGATCAAGTTCAGTGTCATTTGGAATGAAATTGCCCCTGCCTATCATCTTTTCAACAACTGGGTGTCTACCGTTCTTAATATATATTCTATCCCCTAAGTAAACATTTGGCCTGACATACTCATTGTCAATTGCAATACGGGCAAATGAACACAGAACATCCAAGTTGGCAATATTGCTTGCTGTCTTTTGAATTCTTTCAATCTGAGCCTCAATCCTATCCCTTATTTCGCAAAAAAGCTGGTATTCAAGTTCGATAAGTTTTTGATCAGCACCCAATATTTCATCTTCCAATTTTTTGAGTTCCTCTGTTATATACCTCTCTGCATTTGCAAGAGTTTGTTTCCGAATGTATCTGTCAGGAACAAGAGAGTAGTTTGACTTGGTCACCTCAATATAGTATCCAAAAACCTTGTTATAACCAATTCTGAGATTTTTTATACCTGTGAGGTTCCTCTCTTTTTCTTCATACTCAACTAAAAGCTCTTTGCTATTTTTAGATATATTTCTCAGCCTATCTACTTCTTCGTTAAAACCCTCTTTAATTATTCCACCCTCTTTTAGGGACACAGGTGCATCCTCATTTATAGAACTGTCAATAAGCGCATATATATCTTCTAATGTATCAAGACCTTCATAAATCTCTTTTAATAATTCTGAATCAAATGAAGAAAGAAATTGTTTTAAAGTTGGCAACACTTCAATAGACTTTTTTAGACTCAGCAAATCTTTAGCATTCACATTCTTATATGCAAACTTTGAGGAAAGTCTTTCTATATCATACATTCTGCTCAAAAGTTCTTCTACCTGCACTAAAGTGGAATAGTTTGATTTGAGCTCCTCAACACTATCAAGCCTTTTATTAATCTCAATAATGTCAATAAGAGGTCTTTCAATCCATTTTTTCAATAGCCTTGAACCCATTGAAGTCTTCGTTTGATCCAAAATACCAAGAAGGCTATTCTTTCTGGAGCGCTGAATAATACTCTCTGTGAGCTCCAAATTTCGTTTTGTGTTTATGTCAATTTGAAGATAGTTTTGGACTCTGTAAAATTCAAACCTCCTTATATAATCAAAGGAAATTTTTTGGGTCTCTGTTAAGTATTTTAGCAAATTTCCTACGCTCAAAATCAGCTTCTCATCTATTTTGCCAACATTTATCTGATTTTCAATAATCTCATGGCACTTTTGTAAATCCACAAACTCTATCATCTGCACAAAAGAAGTGCAGTTTTTCTTCAAAAATTCATAAAGCTCATCTTCTATATTTGAAATTAAAATTTCACTGGGACTGTATTTGCCAATTTCATTTACCAGTTTCTGAAGGTCCTCTTCAAGAAGGCAAGAGTACATCTCACCAGTTGAAACATCTACAAATGTCAGGGCAAATTCAGATCTGTCTTTTGATATACAACATATGAAATTATTGGCTGTCGAAATATTATCGTCAATAAATGTGCCTGGAGTTATTATTCTTGTAATTTCCCTTTTAACAATTCCCTTTGCAAGCTTTGGGTCTTCCACCTGTTCGCAGATAGCAACCTTGTAACCTTTTTCGATAAGCTTTGCAATGTAACTGGTCGCAGAATGGTACGGCACACCGCACATAGGAGCTTTTTCATTGTTTCCACAATCTCTGCTGGTTAAAGCTATCTCAAGCTCTTTAGACGCCACAATCGCATCTTCAAAAAACATCTCATAAAAATCGCCAAGCCTAAAAAATAAAATACAATCTTTCACCTTCTGTTTTATTTCCATATATTGCTGCATCATAGGAGTTAACTCTTGCATAATCTAAATCACCTCGCCATACAGCCAATGCTCTGCAGCTTCAAATATCTTTACATTGACAAACTTAAACATAAACTCCTCAGAACATTTCACATTGACAACCTTGTTTGTTCTTGTTCTTCCAGCAAGCAAGTTATTTCTCTTAGAGTGACTATCAATAAGAATTTCATATGTTTTGCCAAGCATCTGCCTGTTCTTTTTCAAAGCTATTTCTTCAACAAGCTTTACAAGACGTTGAAATCTTTGGTATTTTATATCATCAGGAACCTGATTTGGCATTTTTTCAGCCGGTGTCCCTCTTCTTTTCGAATAGATAAAGGTATATGCAGAGTCAAACTCTACTTTTCTGCACACATCAAGAGTATCTTCAAAATCTTCGTCTGTCTCCCCCGGAAAACCTACAATAATGTCAGTAGTAATTGCTATATCAGGAATATTTGTTTTAAGCTTTTCAACAAGTCTAAGATAGTCTTCTTTTGTATAGTGCCTGTTCATAGCCTTCAATATCCTTGTTGACCCTGACTGAACTGGTAGATGTATATGTTCACAGACTTTCTCCAAATCCCTCATAGCCACAATAAGCTCGTCTGACAAATCCTTAGGATGAGAAGTTACAAATCTAATCCTCTCAATTCCTTTTATTTCATTTACCTTTTCAAGTAGCTTCGGGAAAGTAATACTATTTCCTAAGTCTTTTCCATATGAATTAACATTTTGCCCCAAAAGAGTAACTTCTTTTATTCCATTTTGAGCAAGCTGTTCAATCTCATAAATAATCTCTTCAGGTCGCCTGCTTCTTTCTCTTCCTCTGACATATGGAACTATGCAATAAGAACAAAAGTTGTTACATCCGTAAATTATATTGACAAATGCACTAACTCCTTGCCTTCTTGCAGTTGGAATTCCCTCAACAACCACATCCTCATCTTCTGAAACCTCAATAACAGTTTTTTTCTCGGTAATAGCAGTGTAAAGAAGTTGCGGAAATTTATGAAGACTTTTTGTTCCAAATATTATATCCAGAAATGGAAACAATTTTGCAAGTTTTTGTGCAACTTCAACCTGCTGCGGCATACATCCGCACACACCAACTATCAAATCAGGCTTTTTTTCCTTTAGCCTCTTTAAAGGACCAATATTTCCATATACCCTTGACTCTGCATGTTCTCGCACGCTGCATGTGTTAAATATTATCAAGTCAGCTTCTTGAATGTTTTCAGTCTCAATGTATCCCATTGCGTTTAGCATTCCAGCTAATTTTTCAGAATCATGAACGTTCATCTGACAGCCATATGTCACAATGTGATATTTTTTATTTTTGCCATTTGCAAGGTAATACTCTGTATTCATTTTTTCAATCTCTTCAACAAACCGTGCCTGTGTTCCAAAATCTATATAATAAATGTTTTTGCTTTCCAATTTTATCCCCCTCAAAACTTTTTTATTTGACAAGCTTTATTATAGCATTTTATTTGTCAAATTATAATATCTTAAAGTCTCCCATTTTTTTCTTAATATTTCTTTAATACTTGGTGCACACTTCTTTATTGAAAGCAGAAACAAAAATCTTCTTCAACAAAAAGGGAGGAAAACTAAAATGCCAAGAAGAAAGAGACTTGTTCCAGAGGCAGCACCTCAACTTGACAAATTAAAACAGGAAACTGCCAGCGAAGTTGGTGTAACTCTTGACAACTACAATCCTAACATCACTGCAAAACAAGCTGGGACTGTCGGTGGATATATGGTTAAAAAGATGATACAGGACTATCAAAACAGGGCAAAAAATCAGCAATAAGAAAACGGGGAGGAAAGCCAAAACTTTCCTCCCCATCTTTTCAATTAGTAGAATAAAATTATTACAATGCATATACCTCTTCAGCTGGAAGTATTTTTACATTGTTTTCTTTTAGCACTTCAATTGCCTCATCAGCTTTCTCTACTTTTAGTATAACAAGAGCCTGGTCACTAAGCTTTCCGACAAAAGCATACATGTACTCTATCCCTATGTCTTTTTTGTAGAGTATTTCAAGAACCTTTGCAAGCCCTCCTGGTTTGTCTTCTACAGCAATGGCAATTACATCTGTTGCTGAAACTGTAAAACCACTTTCTTTTAAAACCTGCAAGGCTAAATCAGGCTTGTTAACAATCAGCCTCAAAATACCAAAATCGGTTGTATCAGCAATTGACAAAGCTGAGATGTCTATATCGTGCTTACCTAATATCCCTGTCACTTCTGCAAGCCTGCCTGATTTGTTTTCCAAAAAAACTGAGATTTGCTTTACAAACATTTTAATTACCTCCTACAATCATAAACTTACCACTTTACCTATTATATAGATACCCATTTTTTTAATTATATTTTTCTCTTGTCAATAACTCTTTTCGCCTTTCCTTCACTTCTTTCAATTGTCTTTGGTTCAACAAGTCGAACCTTTACAGAAATTCCAAGAGTCTCTTCAATAGCTTTTGTTATTTTCTTCTCAAGCTGTTCAAGTTTTTTAACCTCATCAGAAAACATTCTTTCAGAAACTTCTACCAAAACCTCAAGAACATCAAGATTGTTAACCCTATCCACAATCAGCTGATAATGTGGCTCGACTTCTCCCATCTCAAGTAGGACGCTTTCTATCTGAGATGGGAAGACATTGACACCACGTATAATTATCATATCATCTGTTCTACCAATAACCTTTTCCATCCTTACTAATGTTCTACCACACTTGCACCTATCATAGTGAAGAGCAGTTATGTCTCGTGTTCTGTATCTTATAAGTGGAAGTCCTTCTTTTGTAATTGTGGTAAATACAAGCTCACCATATTCTCCCTCGCCCAAAACTTCACCTGTTTCTGGATTGATTATTTCTGGTAAGAAATGGTCTTCATTTATATGCATTCCACACTGATATTCACATTCAAACGAAACCCCAGGTCCAATTATTTCTGAAAGACCGTATATATCGTATGCCTTGATATTCAATTTTGATTCTATCTCTTTTCGCATGTTTTCTGACCACGGCTCTGCACCAAATACCCCTGACTTTAGCTTAAGCTGAGATTTGTCAATTCCCATCTCTTCCATAGTCTCAGCAAGATAGAGAGCATATGAAGGTGTGCAAGCCAAAACTGTTGTTCCAAAATCAACCATAATCTGTATCTGTCTTCTCGTATTTCCAGATGAAATAGGTATTACTGATGCACCAATCCGCTCTGCTCCGTAGTGAACACCAAGCCCACCTGTGAAAAGACCATAGCCATATGCTATCTGGACAAACGAGTGTTTGTCTGCTCCGGCTGCCACAAGTGTCCTTGCCATAACCTCAGACCAAATACCAATATCATGTTTTGTGTATCCGACAACAGTGGGTTTGCCTGTTGTTCCAGAAGAAGCATGAATTCTTACAATTTCGCTCAAAGGTACAGCAAAGAGTCCATACGGGTAGTTATCACGCAAGTCCTGTTTTGTAGTAAATGGAAGTTTCTTTAGGTCGTCCAAGCTCTTTATGTCTTCAGGGATAATACCAAGCTCTTGCATTTTTCGCCTGTAATACGGCACGCTCGTATATACTCTTTTTACAGTCTCAACAAGTCTTTTGAGCTGAATCTCCTGCAAAGTACTTCTGTCCATGCACTCCATATGTTCATCCCAATATCTCATCTTTACTTTTCCACCTCACACATTTTAATTCTTCTACCAAGCTCAAATGCTTTTAAATTAATTTCAATAAACTCTTTTTTTACATTCCTCTCTATAGACTTTTTAAATAAAGCCTCATCTATATCCAAAAACCTGCTAAAAAATCCCAGCATCAAGATGTTTTGAGCCCTTGAATTTCCTAACTGAGAAAGCAGCTTTTTAACTTCAACCCTACAAGCCTTAACACCAACTGTTTGCAAGATTTTTTCTACATCAGGATATTCATAAGCTCCTGTTATTACACTCAGAGGAGGAATTTCATAATCTGAATATATCAAAATTCCATTATTTTTCAGATACTCAAGCCACCTTAAAGCTTCTAATTTTTCAAACGCCAAAATATAATCAGCTTCTGCTTTGTCCACAAGAGGTGAGAATACTTTTTCGCCTGCCTTAACATATGTAACTACACTTCCACCTCTTTGTGCCATACCATGAACTTCAGAAATTTTTACATCATATCCAATATTTAATAAAACATCTCCCAAAATTTTGCTAAATAATATATTTCCCTGACCACCAACACCAACTATCAATATATTTATATTCTTTTTCATGCAATCACTGCTCCTTTTGACTTAAAATTGCTCCAAATTTACAAACATCTTCACACATTCCACATGCAAGACATAAGTTAGTATCAATTGTAGGTTTATCTTTTAAGGAAATAGCGGGACAACCCAAACTCAAGCATAGTCTGCAATTTTTGCATTTTTCAAAATCAATATATCTTTTTGAAATTGAAAATTTATACCTTCGGTGCAGCCTGCATGGTGCTTTAGTAATCACAACCTTAACACCTGGGAGGTC
The sequence above is drawn from the Caldicellulosiruptor bescii DSM 6725 genome and encodes:
- the mutS gene encoding DNA mismatch repair protein MutS, whose product is MQELTPMMQQYMEIKQKVKDCILFFRLGDFYEMFFEDAIVASKELEIALTSRDCGNNEKAPMCGVPYHSATSYIAKLIEKGYKVAICEQVEDPKLAKGIVKREITRIITPGTFIDDNISTANNFICCISKDRSEFALTFVDVSTGEMYSCLLEEDLQKLVNEIGKYSPSEILISNIEDELYEFLKKNCTSFVQMIEFVDLQKCHEIIENQINVGKIDEKLILSVGNLLKYLTETQKISFDYIRRFEFYRVQNYLQIDINTKRNLELTESIIQRSRKNSLLGILDQTKTSMGSRLLKKWIERPLIDIIEINKRLDSVEELKSNYSTLVQVEELLSRMYDIERLSSKFAYKNVNAKDLLSLKKSIEVLPTLKQFLSSFDSELLKEIYEGLDTLEDIYALIDSSINEDAPVSLKEGGIIKEGFNEEVDRLRNISKNSKELLVEYEEKERNLTGIKNLRIGYNKVFGYYIEVTKSNYSLVPDRYIRKQTLANAERYITEELKKLEDEILGADQKLIELEYQLFCEIRDRIEAQIERIQKTASNIANLDVLCSFARIAIDNEYVRPNVYLGDRIYIKNGRHPVVEKMIGRGNFIPNDTELDQAENRVLIITGPNMAGKSTYMRQVALIVIMAQMGCFVPADEAHIGVVDKIFSRIGASDDISSGQSTFMVEMSEVANILKNATPKSLIIFDEVGRGTSTYDGLSIAWAVLEYVADKSKIGAKTLFATHYHELTELEERIPGVKNYRVDVKEEGKNIIFLRKIVRGGCDSSYGIHVARLAGIPEEVLKRAEEILKQLEEADINRKNIRKLRREIKKEFTEQIDFFSYKKEEIIDKIEKLDILNITPIQALNILSELKHEIIKAKERQLI
- a CDS encoding alpha/beta-type small acid-soluble spore protein, translated to MPRRKRLVPEAAPQLDKLKQETASEVGVTLDNYNPNITAKQAGTVGGYMVKKMIQDYQNRAKNQQ
- a CDS encoding indolepyruvate oxidoreductase subunit beta: MKKNINILIVGVGGQGNILFSKILGDVLLNIGYDVKISEVHGMAQRGGSVVTYVKAGEKVFSPLVDKAEADYILAFEKLEALRWLEYLKNNGILIYSDYEIPPLSVITGAYEYPDVEKILQTVGVKACRVEVKKLLSQLGNSRAQNILMLGFFSRFLDIDEALFKKSIERNVKKEFIEINLKAFELGRRIKMCEVEK
- the miaB gene encoding tRNA (N6-isopentenyl adenosine(37)-C2)-methylthiotransferase MiaB, yielding MESKNIYYIDFGTQARFVEEIEKMNTEYYLANGKNKKYHIVTYGCQMNVHDSEKLAGMLNAMGYIETENIQEADLIIFNTCSVREHAESRVYGNIGPLKRLKEKKPDLIVGVCGCMPQQVEVAQKLAKLFPFLDIIFGTKSLHKFPQLLYTAITEKKTVIEVSEDEDVVVEGIPTARRQGVSAFVNIIYGCNNFCSYCIVPYVRGRERSRRPEEIIYEIEQLAQNGIKEVTLLGQNVNSYGKDLGNSITFPKLLEKVNEIKGIERIRFVTSHPKDLSDELIVAMRDLEKVCEHIHLPVQSGSTRILKAMNRHYTKEDYLRLVEKLKTNIPDIAITTDIIVGFPGETDEDFEDTLDVCRKVEFDSAYTFIYSKRRGTPAEKMPNQVPDDIKYQRFQRLVKLVEEIALKKNRQMLGKTYEILIDSHSKRNNLLAGRTRTNKVVNVKCSEEFMFKFVNVKIFEAAEHWLYGEVI
- a CDS encoding ACT domain-containing protein; protein product: MFVKQISVFLENKSGRLAEVTGILGKHDIDISALSIADTTDFGILRLIVNKPDLALQVLKESGFTVSATDVIAIAVEDKPGGLAKVLEILYKKDIGIEYMYAFVGKLSDQALVILKVEKADEAIEVLKENNVKILPAEEVYAL
- a CDS encoding phenylacetate--CoA ligase family protein, whose amino-acid sequence is MRYWDEHMECMDRSTLQEIQLKRLVETVKRVYTSVPYYRRKMQELGIIPEDIKSLDDLKKLPFTTKQDLRDNYPYGLFAVPLSEIVRIHASSGTTGKPTVVGYTKHDIGIWSEVMARTLVAAGADKHSFVQIAYGYGLFTGGLGVHYGAERIGASVIPISSGNTRRQIQIMVDFGTTVLACTPSYALYLAETMEEMGIDKSQLKLKSGVFGAEPWSENMRKEIESKLNIKAYDIYGLSEIIGPGVSFECEYQCGMHINEDHFLPEIINPETGEVLGEGEYGELVFTTITKEGLPLIRYRTRDITALHYDRCKCGRTLVRMEKVIGRTDDMIIIRGVNVFPSQIESVLLEMGEVEPHYQLIVDRVNNLDVLEVLVEVSERMFSDEVKKLEQLEKKITKAIEETLGISVKVRLVEPKTIERSEGKAKRVIDKRKI